The Triticum urartu cultivar G1812 unplaced genomic scaffold, Tu2.1 TuUngrouped_contig_9403, whole genome shotgun sequence genome contains the following window.
GTCCAGGCAACATGGAGGCATGGCGTTCGATGATGGAGTTCGGCTGAAGCCTACATATACAGGCCCTACTCACTGTATATTTGATCGATATATAACATAACCACAAATCTCACCAAAGCTCCGATCATTCACCATGCTAGTCTGGACACCCCTCTTCTATGCACGTCTAGACCGTCCCTCTTGTGACCGGTCTTTTTTTTTTTACGGAAAGAGGCCGCAGAGGGGCAGTTTCATTCGTCGAAACACTGCAAGTTAGAGATCTTCAGGCTTGTAGCCACTTACATGAAGGTGCAGGCAGTGAATCAAGAATCTTTGCAAACTGCAAGTACTTGGACAACATAGGTTGCAGCAGAAATAAACAAACTAAATAGAAATCTTCCATAATTCCAAAATTATATATCTTGGCAACGTGCCACATACTGTTACAAATTTTCTTTGCAAGATTGTTAAGAGAATTCTGTCTTTCTTCTTCTGACAGGGACAGGGACACGATGTGCCAACTGTATATCAGGCCTAGTCATGACATATGTGTCCCTCCCTTCTATCGATTATAAAATCGCCTCTGAATTCTTGATAAATCTTTTTTGTTATTTGGTAACCATAGGAAAGCTTAATAGTGGATCTTAAATTTTGTAATGATCCTCACTTGTTAAGATACAATCTATACCCGCTATAAAGTATATGGAGGAGAGATTAGGCAGTTAACTGCAGAATTCTGTATACTAAATCTTTCATGTTCAATAAATAACACAGGAAGCTACTATGTGAAAAATAGAGGAATACCAGCATCCTGAGTCCCATCCACATAACAGATTACCATGTTAACCTTCAGAGTGAATCCCATAGAGTCGAGTCCAGCACATAGCGGTTAGGATCATATTCCACAACCCTAACAAACCATTACAATTACCTAACAGCACATATCCCATCAAGTCACACAATTTGATATGGGGAACAAGAGACTGCAGAAGAACAATGGCCACATAATATGTGTCACCATGGTGGGGCGGGATCAATCATCACCATCTTGGCATATTGCTCGACAACATTTCAGTTTACATGCTATACTCTTCAGTACATTGCTTGCTGGATAAAATAAGGAACTGCATGCTATACTTTTACTCTTGAGTAACATCAGGCACTTGACCTCTAGCATTAATAAAATTCAGAAAATTAATTGAGGCATACCAGTGAGCCAGCATGCAGAAACCATCATCATCTCTTGGCAACAGAAATCACTAGCTCTAAACATGCCATCATCAATGTTCTCTGTTTTGTCTCAAAGCTATGAGAGCAAACTGTAGAGTTTCTACAATGGCAAGACAAAACTAGTGCCCACAGTACATTTTCAAGCCAATTCAAAAACTAAGCACATAACTGATGCTGCAAGAAATTGGAGGTTCATTACGAGATAATTCATTAGCCTGCTTACACACCATTAACGCGGGGAAAATCTCAAGCTTGCTGACAAAATCCAACAACATTATGAAAAAACAAGCACCACTGCATTAAAACAGCTACCGTATACTGACACTGATTGCAAGACCCATGCCGTCTTCAAATAGTCATTTCTCATGTTGCCTGCTGCCCTTAAGCATACTCAACCATACGTTGTCAATGTCTTGCAGGGCCTCACCCTTTCTGTAAACATGGATTTATCAGTGTGATTCCAAAGAAGACGTGGTACTATATACAATTGCACCCTTGGGTTGGCGTAAGCATAATTAGATGTAAAATTCGGGCGTACATAACACCCAAAGTTTGCTCAAGCACATATATATCCGAAAATGATACATAAAAAATAACTGCCCATCTGACTAAACAATCAAACTTTTAAATTGTTCCACCAACTGGTATATTAATTATTTAAGACATACCTTGTCGATTGTAGAAGCTCATGTATGGAATCAAAGAACGGAATTTTTCTCTCTTCCATAGCTTCTTCCACCGTAATGTCTTCAAATTAATCTCGTAGATGCCAAGATCTATGTTCACGAAAATGATATCATGGCCCTCGACAGATCCAATAACACTAATTCTTTTCTTGGGATTTTGAATGGGGAGAACTTCATTTAGATCGATGACTTTATGCTGAGTCCATGACGCAACTCCGTTGGAATCTATCAGTCTTGACCATAGATAGAGGGTTAACCCGTCCAAGTGTGCTAACCCCAAGCTGCCATCCTCCAATGCCATGAGGATAGCGGGCCAGACAATGGCCAACCTCGTAAGCGGCACATCAATCATTGATAAGCAATTAGAGCTCAAGTCGTACTTGAGAATTCCTACACGCTCATCGTCATCTGTAAGCCTGAAGTGAAGTGCGTCATCAACGAGGACAGGAGGCAGTGCATCGATTTTTGGATCGCCTGCGAGAAGATAAAGACCAGAGCACTGCTTGCTCCAGCCATCAAAACGAGAATCAGAGCACGCCCTGCTCCTCCCATCAAAATGAGAATCAGAGCACTCCTTGCTCCACTCGGGCGTCACCGGCGAGGACACGCACGCGTGTGCAACACAATCACCATCATCCTCATTCATGTCCAGGCCGATGAGGACAACCCGGAAGGGGCCCTCATGACACGCACGGTGGTCACATCCCCTCACAGCGCAGAGCACCGCAGCGCCAACATAGCCGACGGGCGCTTCCAGCTTCATCTGGCGGCCTGTCATGGGGTCCCAAACGATGAGCCCAGTGTAGTCCCCGAGGAGGACTCGGCCATGGCGGCAGTCCCACGGAGTGTACTGACGGTCCCAGCCATCGCCGTCGGGAACGAGCGCACCGAATTTGGTGGTGGAGACGAAGTTTGCCACGGGGTCATCCTCCTTCGGGCCGCTGCAAAAGAATCAGTTGTAAAGGAATCCCAGCATGGGGGGAGCTCCATGGAACTCGCGGTAGAGGCCGCGGAAGCGAGCGCCGGAGAGGAGGCCGAGCCAGAGCTTGCAGGCGAGGGAGGCGCGCACGAGGTGCTCCGGCTCGTCCGGGGGCAGGCGGAGGAAGATCTCCTCGAGAAGCTCGTCCGGCAGCGCCGGTGCCGGCCTCGTCGtcgttggcggcggcggcggcatggtTGGGGGTGGGTGGAGGCGAGGGTTTCAATCGGATGGGGAAAAGTTTGAGCTGGGCAACATGCGGGGGGCATGGGCTCGGCGTGGGCTTCTCCAGTTTCCGCTGCTGTGTTAAAATTTTCAGATTTTGACGACGTTTTTCAGGCTATCAGCAACTTGAAATGGTTTGATTTGCCAAACCATGGGAGTGCCATGAAATATTTTCCTTCTCAAATTTTTCGTGATCGTACAACAACAATAATTATACTTTAATATTATGTCGTCCAACAATCAACAACAAATCTCTTTTAAACTCCATTGAGAAAAAAGGATCCTCGATCGCTCCCGCGGGCGGCCAGGGAGCGGAACCTAGCCACCGCCAGCTCCACCCCACTGTCCCCCGGCAGGCATCGCCGAGCAAAGCCCGCGTGGCTCAGCGGTGGCGGGGCCCTTCCTCCTCCTGCTCCGGGTCAAGCAATGTGGGCTGGTCACATAGAAGGGAGCTCGGGCGTGCCGGCGCTCGGGGCGGTGCAGCGAGGCAGCGATGCATGGAGCGCGGGAGGTCGTTGCCAAAGTGGTGCCCCACGGCATCAGGCGGAGGCGCTGAGCCTAAGGATGATAATTTTACCCATGAGCATGGGTACCCGGCCCACATGGGTAGAGTTCCATGCACATTTTCGTGACTATGGGCAGTGCCCCAACCCTACCCTACTAGTCATGGGTATGTCA
Protein-coding sequences here:
- the LOC125532220 gene encoding uncharacterized protein LOC125532220, which encodes MTGRQMKLEAPVGYVGAAVLCAVRGCDHRACHEGPFRVVLIGLDMNEDDGDCVAHACVSSPVTPEWSKECSDSHFDGRSRACSDSRFDGWSKQCSGLYLLAGDPKIDALPPVLVDDALHFRLTDDDERVGILKYDLSSNCLSMIDVPLTRLAIVWPAILMALEDGSLGLAHLDGLTLYLWSRLIDSNGVASWTQHKVIDLNEVLPIQNPKKRISVIGSVEGHDIIFVNIDLGIYEINLKTLRWKKLWKREKFRSLIPYMSFYNRQERVRPCKTLTTYG